CTTCAAGAAGATCGGCAACTGCGTCGGCCCGACCGCCTGCCCGGCCGGCACCGGCAAGGACGCCTCGCACTACCTGCTGTCCTGGTACTACGCCTGGGGCGGCGCCACCGACACCAGCGCCGGCTGGGCGTGGCGCATCGGCTCGAGCCACACCCACGGCGGCTACCAGAACCCCCTGGCCGCCTACGCGCTCAGCAGCTACGCGGACCTGAAGCCGAAGTCGGCGACGGGCCAGGCGGACTGGGCGAAGTCGCTCACCCGGCAACTGGAGTTCTACCGCTGGCTGCAGTCCAGCGAGGGCGCCATCGCCGGCGGCGCGACGAACAGCTGGGCGGGCCGCTACGCGACTCCCCCGGCCGGCACGTCGACCTTCTACGGCATGTACTACGACCAGCAGCCCGTCTACCACGACCCGCCGTCCAACCAGTGGTTCGGCTTCCAGGCGTGGTCGATGGAGCGGGTGGCCGAGTACTACCAGCAGACGGGGAACGCCGCCGCGAAGGCGGTCCTCGACAAGTGGGTCGACTGGGCGCTGTCCAAGACCACGATCAACCCGGACGGCACCTTCCGGATCCCCTCCACCCTCCAGTGGTCGGGCCAGCCCGACACCTGGAACGCCTCGAGTCCCGGCGCGAACACCGGCCTTCACGTCACCGTGGCCGACTACACCGACGACGTCGGAGTGGCCGCCGCGTACGCCAAGACCCTGACGTACTACGCCGCCAAGTCCGGTGACACGGAGGCGAAGACGACGGCCAAGGCACTCCTGGACGGCATGTGGACCCACAACCAGGACGCCCTCGGCATCGCGGTCCCGGAGACCCGCGCCGACTACAACCGCTTCGACGACGGCGTGTACGTCCCGAGCGGCTTCAGCGGCAAGATGCCGAACGGCGACACGGTCAACTCCTCCTCGACCTTCGCCTCGCTGCGGTCCTTCTACAAGAGCGACCCGGCCTGGTCGAAGATCGAGAGCTATCTCGCGGGCGGCGCCGCGCCCGTGTTCACGTACCACCGCTTCTGGGCCCAGGCGGACATCGCCATGGCCATGGGCTCGTACGCGGAGCTTCTCGAATAAGCCCCCGCTGAGCGCTTCGCCGGCCGAGCGGTGTCCTGCCGCGGGCCGGATGCGGCCGGCCGCGCGGTTCCCCGCGCCCTCCCGCCCTTCGGGGCCGGGGGACACGGGGTGGCGCCGCCCCCCGGCGGAGCGCTCGAGGTTCCGCGTACGTGGCCCCGTCACCTGACGACGGGGTCCAGCCGGGCGGCCCCCACCCGCACAGGGGGCCGCCCGGCAGTCGCACGTCACGCCATCTCGGTTCACGCCGTTTCGCGTCCTCCCACGCCCGGCAACGCACACCCACGGCGGCCGAACTCCCCGCACACCTCGCCCGTCCCGCACATCCCGCATGTTCTGCACGTCCCGCACATCCCGAACGTCCTGAACCTCCTGAACGTCGCGCATCCCCCTCCCTGCGCACCCCGTCTCCTCCCCATGGCTTTTCGCGAGGAAGGACCCCCACCGTGCGAAGAACCCGCATCCTCACGGCCGTACTGGCGCTCGCCGCCGGCCTCATCGCGGGCAGTCCGCCCGTACTGGCCGCGTCCGGCAACCCGCGGACGACAGTGGCCGCCGAGTCGTACACCTGGAAGAACGCCCGGATCGACGGCGGCGGCTTCGTCCCCGGCATCGTCTTCAACCGCAAGGAGAAGAACCTCGCCTACGCGCGCACCGACATCGGCGGCGCGTACCGGTGGCAGGAGTCGAGCAGGACGTGGACGCCGTTGCTGGACTCGGTCGGCTGGGCGGACTGGGGACACACCGGCGTGGTGAGCCTGGCCTCCGACTCCGTCGACCCGAACAAGGTGTACGCGGCGGTCGGCACGTACACGAACAGCTGGGACCCGGGGAACGGGGCGGTGCTGCGCTCCGGCGACCGAGGCGCGAGCTGGCAGAAGACCGACCTGCCCTTCAAGCTGGGCGGGAACATGCCGGGCCGGGGCATGGGCGAGCGGCTCGCGGTCGACCCGAACCGCGACAGCGTGCTGTACCTGGGCGCGCCGAGCGGCAGGGGCCTGTGGCGGTCGACGGACTCGGGCGTCACCTGGGCGCAGGTGGCGAACTTCCCCAACGTCGGCAACTACCAGCAGGATCCGACCGACACGAGCGGGTACGCGTCCGACAACCAGGGCATCGTGTGGGTCACCTTCGACGAGTCCACGGGCACGTCCGGCGCCGCCACGAAGACGATCTACGTCGGAGTGGCGGACAAGGACAACGCGGTGTACCGCTCGACGGACGCCGGCGCGACCTGGTCCCGGCTGGCCGGGCAGCCGACGGGCTATCTGGCGCACAAGGGCGTGCTGGACGCCGTCAACGGCTATCTGTACCTGGCCTACAGCGACAAGGGCGGGCCCTACGACGGGGGCAAGGGCCGGCTGTGGCGCTACGCGACGGCCACCGGGACCTGGACGGACATCTCGCCGGTGGCGGAGGCCGACACCTACTACGGCTTCAGCGGGCTGACGATCGACCGGCAGAAGCCGGGCACCGTCATGGCCACCGCCTACAGCGCCTGGTGGCCGGACACCCAGATCTTCCGTTCCACCAACAGCGGCGGGGCCTGGACGAAGGCCTGGGACTACACCTCGTATCCCAACCGCTCCAACCGGTTCACGATGGACGTCTCCTCGTCGCCGTGGCTGACGTGGGGCGCGAATCCGTCGCCGCCGGAGCAGGCGCCCAAACTCGGCTGGATGACCGAGGCGCTGGAGATCGACCCGTTCAACTCCAGTCGCATGATGTACGGGACGGGCGCGACGATCTACGGCACGGAGAACCTCGCCAACTGGGACAGCGGCGGCCAGTTCACCGTCCGGCCGATGGTGCAGGGGCTGGAGGAGACGGCGGTCAACGATCTCGCCTCTCCCCCGGCCGGCGCCCCGCTGCTGAGCGCCCTCGGTGACGTCGGCGGCTTCCGCCACACGGACCTGACCAAAGTGCCGTCGATGATGTTCGCCTCCCCGAACTTCACGACGACGACGAGCCTGGACTACGCCGAGACGAAGCCCGACACCGTGGTGCGGGTCGGCGATCTCGACTCGGGGCCGCATGTGGCGTTCTCCACGGACAACGGGGCCAACTGGTTCGCGGGAACCGACCCTTCGGGCGTCAGCGGCGGCGGCACGGTCGCCGCGTCCGCTGACGGCGGTCGCTTCGTGTGGAGTCCGGCGGGCGCGGGCGTGCAGTACACCACCGGGTTCGGCACCTCGTGGTCGGCGTCGAGCGGCATCCCGGCCGGCGCGGTCGTCGAATCCGACCGCGTCGACGCCAGGACCTTCTACGGTTTCAAGTCCGGCAAGTTCTATGTGAGTTCGGACGGCGGCGCGACGTTCACCGCGTCCGCCGCGAGCGGTCTGCCCAGCGGCGACAGCGTGCGGTTCAAGGCGCTGCCCGGCGTCAAGGGCGACGTCTGGCTGGCCGGCGGGGCGAGCGACGGGGCGTACGGGCTGTGGCACTCCACCGACTCCGGAGCCACCTTCAGCAAGCTGTCGTCCGTGGAGCAGGCCGACACGATCGGATTCGGCAAGGCGGCCGCAGGGGCTTCGTACCAGACGCTCTACACCAGCGCGAAGATCGCCGGGGTCCGGGGCGTCTTCCGCTCGACGGACAAGGGTGTCACCTGGACCCGCATCAACGACGACGCCCACCAGTGGGGTTGGACGGGCGGGGCGATCACCGGTGACCCCCGGGTGTACGGACGCGTGTACGTCTCGACGAACGGCCGGGGTGTGATCTACGGAGACACCTCCGACACCGGCGGCGGGGGCGGGGGTGGCGGCACGGACCCGACGCCCACCCCGACGGGCGCCTGCGCGGTGACGTACACGATCACCAACCAGTGGTCGGGCGGCTTCCAGGCGGACGTCAAGCTCACCAACACCGGCACGAGCGCGTGGTCCGGCTGGAGCCTCAACTGGGCGTTCACAGGCGGGCAGAGCGTCTCCCAGCTCTGGAACGCCGACTACACCCAGTCGGGTTCGACGGTGACGGCGAAGAACATCGCCTGGAACGGCAACGTGGCGGCCGGCTCGTCCGTCGGCTTCGGCTTCACGGGCGTCTGGTCGGGCACGAACGCCAGACCGACGGCGTTCAGACTCGGCGACCAGAGCTGCACGGTGGGGTGAGACGCGCGGCGCCAACCGGACGAACTCGTTCAGCACCATGGCCCCCTTTTCGCTCATACGATCGATCCCGCCTCCGACCCGGGGGCATGAGAGCGGGGAGCGGAACCATGGGAGTGTCCAGACGTGCCCTGTTGGGGTACTCGAGTACGGCCGCGGCGGGCGCGGTGCTCACGTCCGCCGGGTCGGCCCGGGCCGAGGAGGCCGACGTGACCGACCGGACCACCACGGCCCAGCAGGCCGGCGTCACCGGGGAGACCGCCGACGCGGACGAGGAGTGGGGCGGAAACACGCAGTTCCACGGCACCACCCCGCCGGGTCCGGAGGAGGGGTACATCACCATGACCTTCAGCATCGACCAGATGCCCTCGCCGACGATGCAGAAGGTCACCGCCCTCGACGTCGCGGGAGCGATCAACGAGCTGCTCACCTCGCGGGGCTGGCCCACCATCAAGTTCTACGGGGACGTGCCCAAGGCGCTGAACTGACCTGCCGCACGCGCGCGTGAGGAGGGGGCTCCGCCCGGACCGGGCGGAGCCCCCTCGTCACTTCCGTCAGGGCGTGTACACCGCCGGCCTGGGTGCGGTGGCCATGCCGTCACCGAGGAAGAAACTCGGGTGCGGCGGCTGGTTGTAGGCGGTGTTCTGCCAGGCCAGACCGGTGCGGTACATCGTGTCGTGCAGCAGCGTCGTGATCCGCGTGCCCGTCTCGTACGGCGTCGAGTAGATGCGCAGGGCCCGGTTGTCGCCGGTCGGCCACACGACCTCCTCGCGCCAGTCGCCGAGGATGTCCCCGGACAGCGACGGGGTCGCCTTGGTGCCGTTGCCGGAGTGGACGCCGGCGCCGGTCAGCAGCCGGGTGTCCGAGGAGGGCCCGTACTTGTCGATGTGGGTGCCGTCGAGGAGTTCGCGCACGGGGTCGGCGTCCCACCACGAGAGGAAGTTGACGGAGGACGGCTCCCGGCCCTTGGTCGCGCCCGCCTCGTCGCGGATCGAGCTGTCCGACGCCGACCAGAGCTCGGCGCCGGCGTTGCCCGCCCAGATGTCGCCGGCGACTCCGCGGCCGTTGTCGCAGCAGGCCGCCAGCTTCCAGTTCACGGTGCCGTTCGCCGGGTCGATGTACAGCTCGGCGGGCTGACCGGCCGACTCCGAGACCTTGAAGTACTCCAGGCCCGGGTGCGAGGGGTCGAGGTCGCCGAGGTGCTGGGCGTCGCCGTGCCCGGTCTTCGTCGTCCACAGACCGCTGCCGTTGTCGTCGACCGCCATCGCGCCGTAGACGATCTCGTCCCTGCCGTCGCCGTCGACGTCCCCGACGGAGAGGCTGTGGGAGCCCTGGCCGTCGTAGCCCTTGCCGGTGTTGGACGAGGAGTTGGTGTCGAAGGTCCAGCGGCGGGTGAAGGCGCCCCCGCGCCAGTCCCAGGCCGCGATCACCGTACGCGTGTAGTAACCGCGTGCCATGACCAGCGACGGACGGGAACCGTCCAGGTAAGCGGTTCCGGCAAGGAAACGGTCGACGCGGTTTCCGTAGGAGTCGCCCCAGGACGAGACCGTGCCGCGCGCCGGGACGTAGTCGACGGACTGCATCGCCCGGCCGGTCCGGCCGTTGAACATGGTCAGGTACTCGGGGCCAGACAGGACGTACCCGCTGGAGTTGCGGTGGTCGGCGGAGGGGCTGCCGATCACCGTGCCGCCGCCGTCCACCGTGGCGTCGGCCGTCTTCACGGCGACCTCCGCCCGGCCGTCGCCGTCGTAGTCGTAGACCTGGAACTGCGTGTAGTGGGCCCCGGAACGGATGTTGCGGCCCAGGTCGATCCGCCACAGCCGGGTCCCGTCGAGCGTGAGACCGTCGAGGAACGTGTTTCCGGTGTAGCCCGACTGTGAGTTGTCCTTGGCGTTCGTCGGCTGCCACTTCAGGACGAAGTCCAGCGCGCCGTCGCCGTCCAGGTCGCCGACGGAGGCGTCGTTGGCCTCGTAGGTGTAGGCCACACCGTCGGGGGTCGTGCCGCCGGCCGGCGGCGTGAGCGGAACGTCCTTGTAGCCGGTGCGCAACTGCACCGCGTGGACGGAGTCGGCCTGTTCCACACCGCCGACGATCGCGCGCACCGTGTAGTCGGCCTGCGCCGGGGCGCCGGAGTGGAGGTAGTTCGTGGCGCCGGTGACCGGTGTCGGGTTCACCTTCGTGCCGGCCCGGTACACATTGAAGGAAACAGTGTCGGAATCGGTTCCGAGCCAGCGCCAGCTGACCAGGTTGCCGCTGTCGGTGTGCACGCTCACGACGCCCCGGTCGAGGGCCTCGACCTGGCGGGCGGTGGCGGCCGTCGGGGCTGCTCCCCCGCGCGTGAGCCCGAGTGCCGGGAACCCGTCACCGCCGAGGGCGGTCGGTCCGGTGCCGAGGGCGGTCGGTCCGGCGCCCAGCAGGACTGCGACGCAGGCCAGCGCGGTGAGGACGACCCTTCGTCTGCGGTGGTTGCGCGGACGCGACCGCGGCGACTGCGCTGTCCGCGGTGGTCGCGACTGCCGAGGGGGGTGCGGGTGCGGCTGCTGCACGAGACGTACCTCCTGAGCGGGACGGGGGGATCCGCTCTCTCAGTCGCCGCCGCGGACAACCCGGTTGCCGGGTCGGGCGGCCGGGTTCAGGCGTCCCGCGGGCCCGGGCGGCGCCCCTGCGGCAACCGGCCGGGAAGCGGCTTCTGGAACGCTTTCAGGGCGAACACGGGATCCGGGCGAGGCCGGTCCTGGTCGGGCAGGGCCGCAAGGCGAGCGGCGAAACCGTCGGCCAGCGGATGGCCGGGCGGCAGCGTGACGAACCAGCCG
The window above is part of the Streptomyces sp. NBC_00425 genome. Proteins encoded here:
- a CDS encoding cellulose binding domain-containing protein; translation: MRRTRILTAVLALAAGLIAGSPPVLAASGNPRTTVAAESYTWKNARIDGGGFVPGIVFNRKEKNLAYARTDIGGAYRWQESSRTWTPLLDSVGWADWGHTGVVSLASDSVDPNKVYAAVGTYTNSWDPGNGAVLRSGDRGASWQKTDLPFKLGGNMPGRGMGERLAVDPNRDSVLYLGAPSGRGLWRSTDSGVTWAQVANFPNVGNYQQDPTDTSGYASDNQGIVWVTFDESTGTSGAATKTIYVGVADKDNAVYRSTDAGATWSRLAGQPTGYLAHKGVLDAVNGYLYLAYSDKGGPYDGGKGRLWRYATATGTWTDISPVAEADTYYGFSGLTIDRQKPGTVMATAYSAWWPDTQIFRSTNSGGAWTKAWDYTSYPNRSNRFTMDVSSSPWLTWGANPSPPEQAPKLGWMTEALEIDPFNSSRMMYGTGATIYGTENLANWDSGGQFTVRPMVQGLEETAVNDLASPPAGAPLLSALGDVGGFRHTDLTKVPSMMFASPNFTTTTSLDYAETKPDTVVRVGDLDSGPHVAFSTDNGANWFAGTDPSGVSGGGTVAASADGGRFVWSPAGAGVQYTTGFGTSWSASSGIPAGAVVESDRVDARTFYGFKSGKFYVSSDGGATFTASAASGLPSGDSVRFKALPGVKGDVWLAGGASDGAYGLWHSTDSGATFSKLSSVEQADTIGFGKAAAGASYQTLYTSAKIAGVRGVFRSTDKGVTWTRINDDAHQWGWTGGAITGDPRVYGRVYVSTNGRGVIYGDTSDTGGGGGGGGTDPTPTPTGACAVTYTITNQWSGGFQADVKLTNTGTSAWSGWSLNWAFTGGQSVSQLWNADYTQSGSTVTAKNIAWNGNVAAGSSVGFGFTGVWSGTNARPTAFRLGDQSCTVG
- a CDS encoding rhamnogalacturonan lyase produces the protein MQQPHPHPPRQSRPPRTAQSPRSRPRNHRRRRVVLTALACVAVLLGAGPTALGTGPTALGGDGFPALGLTRGGAAPTAATARQVEALDRGVVSVHTDSGNLVSWRWLGTDSDTVSFNVYRAGTKVNPTPVTGATNYLHSGAPAQADYTVRAIVGGVEQADSVHAVQLRTGYKDVPLTPPAGGTTPDGVAYTYEANDASVGDLDGDGALDFVLKWQPTNAKDNSQSGYTGNTFLDGLTLDGTRLWRIDLGRNIRSGAHYTQFQVYDYDGDGRAEVAVKTADATVDGGGTVIGSPSADHRNSSGYVLSGPEYLTMFNGRTGRAMQSVDYVPARGTVSSWGDSYGNRVDRFLAGTAYLDGSRPSLVMARGYYTRTVIAAWDWRGGAFTRRWTFDTNSSSNTGKGYDGQGSHSLSVGDVDGDGRDEIVYGAMAVDDNGSGLWTTKTGHGDAQHLGDLDPSHPGLEYFKVSESAGQPAELYIDPANGTVNWKLAACCDNGRGVAGDIWAGNAGAELWSASDSSIRDEAGATKGREPSSVNFLSWWDADPVRELLDGTHIDKYGPSSDTRLLTGAGVHSGNGTKATPSLSGDILGDWREEVVWPTGDNRALRIYSTPYETGTRITTLLHDTMYRTGLAWQNTAYNQPPHPSFFLGDGMATAPRPAVYTP